The proteins below are encoded in one region of Paenacidovorax monticola:
- a CDS encoding PaaI family thioesterase — MAGQASGLAPEALLAWGRDVLAAQPFSQLVGAQLAAFTPEHSELHLPVTPQLRQQNGFVHGGVLSYLADNTLTYAGGAALRVPVVTSEFKINYLRPAVGELLIARAQAVHQGRAQAVCRCEVFVRQGGEEKLCAIAQGTIVALPPARDGAG, encoded by the coding sequence ATGGCAGGGCAGGCAAGCGGGCTGGCGCCCGAGGCCCTGCTGGCCTGGGGCCGCGACGTGCTCGCGGCCCAGCCCTTCAGCCAGCTTGTGGGCGCGCAGCTCGCGGCGTTCACGCCCGAGCACAGCGAGCTGCACTTGCCCGTCACGCCGCAGCTGCGCCAGCAGAACGGCTTCGTGCACGGCGGCGTGCTGAGCTACCTGGCCGACAACACGCTCACCTACGCGGGCGGCGCCGCGTTGCGCGTGCCCGTGGTCACCTCGGAGTTCAAGATCAACTACCTGCGCCCGGCCGTGGGCGAGCTGCTGATCGCGCGCGCCCAGGCCGTGCACCAGGGCCGCGCGCAGGCCGTGTGCCGCTGCGAGGTCTTCGTGCGCCAGGGCGGCGAGGAGAAGCTCTGCGCCATCGCCCAGGGCACCATCGTCGCGCTGCCACCCGCCCGCGACGGTGCGGGCTGA
- a CDS encoding SDR family oxidoreductase: MTRTIQQLFDLTGKTALVTGGSRGLGLQLAHALGEAGAKIMLSSRKASDLEEATAELQAAGIDARWIAADCAQEGDIRRLADETLQRMGNVDILVNNAGAAWGAPAEDHPVDAWDKVMNLNVRGYFILSQHIAKHSMIAQRGGSIINVASIAGLGGNPSGMNTIAYNTSKGAVINFTRALAAEWGKYNIRVNAICPGFFPSKMTVGTLKAMGEENLAAHAPLGRLGDDEDLKGLCALYASDAGKHITGQWLAVDGGVSVVTGG; the protein is encoded by the coding sequence ATGACCCGTACCATCCAACAACTGTTCGACCTGACCGGCAAGACGGCCCTCGTCACGGGCGGTTCGCGCGGCCTGGGCCTGCAACTGGCCCATGCGCTGGGCGAAGCCGGCGCGAAGATCATGCTCAGCTCGCGCAAGGCCTCCGACCTGGAGGAGGCCACGGCCGAACTGCAGGCTGCGGGCATCGACGCGCGCTGGATCGCCGCCGACTGCGCGCAGGAGGGCGACATCCGCCGCCTGGCCGACGAGACCCTGCAGCGCATGGGCAACGTGGACATCCTCGTGAACAACGCGGGCGCCGCCTGGGGTGCACCGGCCGAGGACCACCCCGTGGACGCCTGGGACAAGGTGATGAACCTCAACGTGCGCGGCTACTTCATCCTCTCCCAGCACATCGCCAAGCACAGCATGATCGCGCAGCGCGGCGGCAGCATCATCAACGTGGCCTCCATCGCAGGGCTGGGCGGCAACCCCAGCGGCATGAACACCATTGCCTACAACACCTCCAAGGGCGCGGTGATCAACTTCACGCGCGCGCTCGCGGCCGAATGGGGCAAGTACAACATCCGCGTGAACGCGATCTGCCCGGGCTTCTTCCCGAGCAAGATGACCGTGGGCACGCTCAAGGCCATGGGCGAGGAGAACCTGGCCGCCCACGCGCCGCTGGGCCGCCTGGGCGACGACGAGGACCTCAAGGGCCTGTGCGCGTTGTACGCGAGCGATGCGGGCAAGCACATCACGGGGCAGTGGCTCGCCGTCGACGGCGGCGTCAGCGTGGTCACCGGCGGCTGA
- a CDS encoding PaaI family thioesterase has translation MLSFGVEIPFVSHLGFTLHRMADGESELHYTARPEHFNSFEVTHGGATMTLLDVALATAARSVTPDMGVVTIEMKTSFMQPARGPLVARGRLIHRTRSIAFVEGTVYDAEGRACSHATGTFKYVPRAPAPQAIATD, from the coding sequence GTGTTGAGTTTCGGAGTCGAGATTCCCTTTGTCAGCCATCTGGGCTTCACCCTGCACCGCATGGCGGACGGTGAGTCCGAACTGCACTACACGGCCCGGCCCGAGCACTTCAATTCGTTCGAAGTGACCCACGGCGGCGCCACGATGACGCTGCTCGACGTGGCCCTGGCCACGGCGGCGCGCAGCGTGACGCCCGACATGGGCGTGGTCACCATCGAGATGAAGACCAGCTTCATGCAGCCCGCGCGCGGCCCCCTGGTGGCGCGCGGGCGCCTGATCCACCGCACCAGGTCCATCGCCTTCGTCGAGGGCACGGTGTACGACGCCGAGGGCCGCGCCTGCAGCCATGCCACGGGCACCTTCAAGTACGTGCCGCGCGCGCCGGCGCCCCAGGCCATCGCCACGGACTGA
- a CDS encoding NADP-dependent oxidoreductase, giving the protein MPRNQQILLDNRPQGEASASNFKLVTTDTPALQEGQVLVRHHYLSLDPYMRGRMNESKSYAQPQPLGEVMIGGTVGEVVESRHAKFAAGDKVVGMGGWQEYSVVDGDAPGMLRKVDTTHVPLSHYLGAVGMPGVTAWYGLVKIINPKAGETVVVSAATGAVGSAFAALAKARGCRVVGIAGGPEKCKYAVEELGFDECIDYRVHNDLKTMAKALKDACPNGIDGYFENVGGYILDAVLLRTNAFARIALCGMIAGYDGQPLPMANPALILVNRLKIEGFIVSEHMDVWPEALKELGTLVGTGKLRPRESVAQGIASAPEAFLGLLKGKNFGKQLVKLI; this is encoded by the coding sequence ATGCCCCGCAATCAGCAAATTCTGCTCGACAACCGCCCGCAGGGCGAGGCCAGCGCGAGCAACTTCAAGCTGGTCACCACCGACACCCCGGCTCTGCAGGAAGGCCAGGTGCTGGTGCGCCACCACTACCTGAGCCTGGACCCCTACATGCGCGGCCGCATGAACGAGAGCAAGAGCTACGCCCAGCCCCAGCCGCTGGGCGAGGTGATGATCGGCGGCACCGTGGGCGAGGTGGTGGAAAGCCGCCACGCCAAGTTCGCCGCTGGCGACAAGGTGGTGGGCATGGGCGGCTGGCAGGAGTACAGCGTGGTCGATGGCGACGCCCCCGGCATGCTGCGTAAGGTGGACACCACCCATGTGCCGCTGTCGCACTACCTGGGGGCCGTGGGCATGCCCGGCGTGACGGCCTGGTACGGCCTTGTGAAGATCATCAACCCCAAGGCGGGCGAGACCGTGGTGGTGAGCGCCGCCACGGGGGCCGTGGGCAGTGCCTTCGCGGCGCTGGCCAAGGCGCGCGGCTGCCGCGTAGTCGGCATCGCGGGCGGCCCCGAGAAATGCAAGTACGCGGTGGAGGAACTGGGCTTCGACGAGTGCATCGACTACCGCGTGCACAACGACCTCAAGACCATGGCCAAGGCGCTCAAGGATGCCTGCCCGAACGGCATCGACGGCTACTTCGAGAACGTGGGCGGCTACATCCTCGACGCGGTGCTGCTGCGCACCAACGCGTTCGCGCGCATCGCGCTGTGCGGCATGATCGCGGGCTACGACGGCCAGCCGCTGCCCATGGCCAACCCGGCGCTGATCCTCGTGAACCGCCTCAAGATCGAGGGCTTCATCGTGAGCGAGCACATGGACGTCTGGCCCGAGGCGCTCAAGGAACTGGGCACGCTCGTGGGCACGGGCAAGCTGCGCCCGCGCGAGAGCGTGGCGCAGGGCATCGCGTCCGCGCCCGAAGCCTTCCTGGGCCTGCTCAAGGGCAAGAACTTCGGCAAGCAGCTCGTCAAGCTGATCTGA
- a CDS encoding GNAT family N-acetyltransferase — MPSSSVLHWTWARFNELGVHALYDALALRCRVFILEQGPYQDPDGADRDAWHLLGRDAAGTLLACLRVVDPGVKYPEPSIGRVVVAPEARGLGAGRALVQEGLARCLAAWPGRAVRISAQAHLQRFYGELGFAPVSPQYLEDGIPHIEMLHAPA, encoded by the coding sequence ATGCCGTCATCTTCCGTGCTGCACTGGACCTGGGCGCGCTTCAACGAGCTGGGCGTGCACGCGCTCTACGACGCGCTTGCGCTGCGCTGCCGCGTGTTCATCCTGGAGCAGGGGCCCTACCAGGACCCGGACGGGGCCGACCGCGATGCCTGGCACCTGCTGGGGCGCGACGCTGCCGGCACGTTGCTGGCCTGCCTGCGCGTGGTGGACCCGGGCGTGAAGTACCCCGAGCCCTCCATCGGCCGCGTGGTCGTGGCGCCCGAGGCGCGCGGCCTGGGCGCGGGCCGGGCGCTGGTGCAGGAGGGGCTGGCGCGGTGCCTGGCCGCCTGGCCGGGCCGCGCGGTGCGCATCAGCGCCCAGGCGCACCTGCAACGCTTCTATGGCGAACTGGGGTTCGCGCCGGTGTCACCGCAGTACCTGGAAGACGGCATCCCGCACATCGAAATGCTGCACGCCCCGGCCTGA
- a CDS encoding glutathione S-transferase family protein, translating into MNHTLILHQYAASPFSEKVRLMLGYKQLAWRAVTVPAVPPKPDVLALTGGYRRTPFLQIGADIYCDSALISDVLEHLQPEPVLYPPHLKGVARVFAQWADSTLFWAAMAYNLQPRGAQVLFAGLPEGLGQAFAEDRREMRAGMVQHRQPEATQAYRSYLRRISNMVEEHSFLFGAEPCVADFAAYHGLWFTRHCVPVLADIFQPTPAVLEWMDRMAALGHGQVEPLAAADAITVAAKAEPLPLAPEAFQDEHGIPLGSPVTVAADSFGTEPTAGTLVAATRTRYTLARTDPRAGTVHVHFPRIGYILRKAANP; encoded by the coding sequence ATGAACCACACACTGATCCTGCACCAATACGCCGCCTCGCCCTTTTCCGAAAAAGTCAGGCTCATGCTGGGCTACAAGCAACTGGCCTGGCGCGCGGTCACCGTGCCCGCCGTGCCGCCCAAGCCCGATGTGCTGGCGCTGACGGGCGGCTACCGGCGCACGCCGTTCCTGCAGATCGGCGCCGACATCTACTGCGACTCGGCGCTCATCAGCGACGTGCTGGAGCACCTGCAGCCCGAGCCCGTGCTGTACCCGCCGCACCTCAAGGGCGTGGCGCGCGTGTTCGCGCAGTGGGCCGACTCCACGCTGTTCTGGGCCGCCATGGCCTACAACCTGCAGCCGCGCGGCGCGCAGGTGCTCTTTGCCGGGCTGCCCGAGGGCCTGGGCCAGGCCTTCGCGGAGGACCGCCGCGAGATGCGCGCGGGCATGGTGCAACACCGCCAGCCCGAGGCCACGCAGGCCTACCGCTCCTACCTGCGGCGCATCTCCAACATGGTGGAGGAGCACAGCTTTCTCTTCGGCGCCGAGCCCTGCGTGGCCGACTTCGCGGCCTACCACGGGCTGTGGTTCACGCGCCATTGCGTGCCGGTGCTGGCCGATATCTTCCAGCCCACGCCCGCCGTGCTCGAATGGATGGACCGCATGGCGGCCCTGGGCCACGGCCAGGTGGAGCCCCTGGCGGCGGCTGACGCCATCACGGTGGCCGCCAAGGCCGAGCCCCTGCCGCTCGCGCCCGAGGCCTTCCAGGACGAGCACGGCATACCGCTGGGCAGCCCGGTGACCGTGGCGGCCGACAGCTTCGGCACCGAACCCACGGCGGGCACCCTGGTGGCCGCCACGCGCACGCGTTACACGCTGGCGCGCACCGATCCGCGCGCGGGCACGGTGCATGTGCACTTTCCGCGCATTGGCTACATCCTCCGAAAGGCAGCAAACCCATGA